One part of the Bdellovibrio sp. KM01 genome encodes these proteins:
- a CDS encoding ABC transporter permease — protein sequence MIEISGIKKSYKMGDNIVEALRDVTLTIEDGDFVAIMGPSGSGKSTLMHILGLLDVPTAGSYKLHGREVSKLSEDELAILRRDEIGFIFQQFNLLPRMPAWQNVSLPLLYSEKKFDFSKAEVLLGKVGLGSRGDHKPNELSGGQQQRVAIARSLINNPRIVFADEPTGNLDSKSEKEIMDILKSLNAQGITVVIVTHEEEIGAQANRLIRMRDGVVQSDERKVPLNKSNAHLSDQSLDSAFHFGELIEHFHQGWKTLAANKVRSGLSMLGILIGVAAVVTMLALGAGAQQSIEKQLASMGSNLLILRAGNVRVAGVAQESGVRIRITTDDVAALKAQIPSIKNIVSNVNGRGQVTYLNKNWNTSVAGVSTSFVEVRNAEPVLGRFFSDDENQRRALVAVIGRTVSRELFGDKSPIGEVIKINKINFTVIGMLPEKGAQGPNDQDDRIIIPVQTAMYRMFGKNYVDSVDVEVAQKELIDETQDSLKEVLNKRHRVPLSAQDDAFQIFNMADLQQAIESSSKTMSMLLSSIAAISLLVGGIGIMNIMLVSVTERTREIGLRKAIGGRKIDILMQFLAESVVVSVIGGLLGIALAWGVTAGLSAAMGWPMSISANAVGLSFFFSAFIGIVFGLYPAKKASELHPIDALRYE from the coding sequence ATGATTGAAATCAGCGGCATAAAAAAATCATACAAAATGGGAGACAACATCGTCGAGGCTCTTCGCGATGTGACTTTGACCATTGAGGATGGCGACTTTGTGGCAATCATGGGGCCTTCGGGCTCTGGTAAGTCGACGTTGATGCATATTTTGGGTTTATTGGACGTGCCGACGGCGGGCTCCTATAAACTTCATGGGCGCGAGGTTTCAAAACTTTCTGAAGACGAGCTTGCGATCTTACGTCGCGATGAAATCGGATTTATTTTTCAGCAGTTCAATCTGCTGCCAAGAATGCCGGCGTGGCAAAACGTATCTTTGCCGCTTTTATACTCTGAAAAGAAATTTGATTTTTCAAAAGCTGAAGTGCTTTTGGGAAAGGTGGGCCTGGGGAGTCGTGGTGATCATAAACCGAACGAGTTGTCGGGTGGTCAGCAGCAACGTGTCGCCATCGCACGTTCGTTGATTAATAATCCGCGTATCGTTTTCGCCGATGAGCCCACGGGAAACTTGGACTCGAAAAGTGAAAAAGAGATCATGGATATTTTAAAATCCCTCAATGCTCAAGGTATCACGGTCGTGATCGTAACCCACGAAGAAGAAATTGGGGCACAAGCAAACCGTCTGATCCGTATGCGTGACGGTGTCGTGCAAAGTGACGAGCGTAAAGTGCCTTTGAATAAAAGCAACGCCCACTTGTCGGATCAGTCCTTGGATTCTGCTTTTCACTTTGGGGAGTTGATTGAGCACTTCCACCAGGGTTGGAAAACGTTGGCAGCGAACAAAGTTCGTTCAGGACTTTCCATGCTGGGTATTTTGATTGGTGTCGCAGCGGTCGTCACTATGCTGGCATTGGGGGCGGGAGCACAGCAGTCGATCGAAAAACAGTTGGCATCTATGGGCTCGAATCTTTTGATTTTGCGTGCGGGGAATGTGCGTGTGGCGGGGGTTGCCCAGGAATCGGGTGTAAGGATTCGTATCACCACCGATGACGTGGCAGCCTTGAAAGCCCAAATCCCTTCGATTAAAAATATCGTTTCGAATGTAAATGGCCGGGGCCAAGTTACTTACCTTAATAAAAACTGGAACACCTCAGTTGCAGGCGTATCGACGTCATTTGTCGAGGTCAGAAACGCAGAACCCGTGTTGGGCCGTTTCTTTTCTGATGATGAAAACCAACGCCGCGCCTTGGTGGCGGTCATCGGCAGAACTGTTTCCAGAGAGCTGTTCGGCGATAAATCCCCGATTGGCGAAGTGATCAAAATTAATAAAATCAATTTCACCGTGATCGGAATGCTCCCAGAAAAAGGCGCGCAGGGTCCGAATGACCAAGATGATCGCATCATCATTCCCGTGCAAACCGCAATGTATCGCATGTTTGGTAAGAACTACGTGGACTCTGTCGACGTTGAGGTCGCGCAAAAAGAACTGATCGACGAAACTCAAGACTCACTGAAAGAAGTTTTAAATAAACGCCATCGTGTGCCTTTGTCTGCTCAAGACGATGCATTCCAAATCTTCAACATGGCCGACCTTCAACAAGCAATCGAAAGCAGCAGTAAAACCATGTCGATGCTTTTAAGCTCCATTGCGGCGATCTCGTTGCTGGTCGGTGGTATCGGGATCATGAACATCATGCTGGTATCGGTTACAGAAAGAACCCGCGAGATCGGTCTGCGTAAAGCCATCGGTGGCCGTAAGATAGATATCTTAATGCAATTCCTGGCTGAATCCGTCGTGGTTTCCGTTATCGGCGGTTTGTTGGGTATTGCCCTTGCGTGGGGAGTCACCGCAGGCTTATCGGCCGCGATGGGTTGGCCGATGTCCATCTCCGCAAACGCCGTGGGCCTGTCGTTCTTTTTCTCTGCGTTCATCGGTATCGTCTTCGGACTTTACCCCGCCAAAAAGGCTTCAGAACTTCACCCCATCGATGCCCTTCGCTACGAGTAG
- a CDS encoding tRNA-dihydrouridine synthase, whose protein sequence is MKLFLAPMEGVVDWVMRDTLTQIGGVDQCVTEFLRVTDRLHPESVFLKNCPELRTGSRTRWGTPVFVQLLGGQAEPLALNAERAVKLGALGIDLNFGCPAKTVNRHDGGASLLKSCDRVHTIVDTVRKAVPAHVPVTAKIRLGFDDPTKCIDIAQAVEAANASWLTIHCRTKTDGYKPPAYWEWIPRIKEKTKIKIIANGEIWNVHDFHRCVEVTGCEDYMIGRGVMSNPFIFKQIKQSLKQETVEEMTWQRAKPLLPQFFAASTEYINDYFAVSRTKQWLKALSLKNIEAKEVFDQIKILKKPQEFHSQLLKVTE, encoded by the coding sequence ATGAAGCTATTCTTGGCTCCGATGGAAGGTGTTGTCGACTGGGTGATGAGAGATACTCTGACCCAGATCGGTGGCGTTGATCAGTGCGTGACAGAATTCCTGCGCGTAACAGATCGCCTGCATCCCGAGAGCGTTTTCCTAAAAAACTGTCCTGAACTTCGCACGGGCTCCCGCACTCGCTGGGGCACGCCGGTGTTCGTTCAGCTTTTAGGGGGCCAAGCAGAGCCATTGGCTTTGAATGCTGAACGCGCCGTAAAACTGGGAGCTTTGGGTATCGATTTGAATTTCGGCTGCCCGGCTAAAACTGTGAATCGTCACGATGGTGGTGCTTCGTTGCTAAAGTCATGCGACCGTGTTCATACAATTGTGGATACAGTTCGTAAAGCGGTTCCTGCGCATGTGCCTGTGACTGCTAAAATCCGTCTGGGTTTTGATGATCCCACAAAATGTATCGACATCGCTCAAGCCGTTGAAGCTGCGAACGCCTCGTGGCTGACAATCCACTGCCGTACCAAAACAGATGGTTACAAACCACCTGCTTATTGGGAATGGATCCCGCGTATTAAAGAAAAAACCAAGATCAAGATTATCGCGAACGGCGAAATCTGGAATGTTCATGATTTCCATCGCTGCGTGGAAGTCACCGGCTGCGAAGATTACATGATCGGCCGCGGAGTGATGAGCAACCCGTTTATCTTTAAACAGATCAAACAGAGCTTAAAACAAGAGACTGTCGAAGAAATGACCTGGCAACGTGCGAAGCCTTTGCTTCCGCAATTCTTTGCTGCCAGTACAGAGTACATCAATGACTATTTCGCGGTTTCCCGCACGAAGCAGTGGTTGAAGGCTTTGTCTTTGAAAAACATCGAAGCCAAAGAAGTTTTCGACCAGATCAAAATCCTGAAAAAACCCCAAGAGTTCCACTCTCAACTTTTAAAAGTAACCGAATAA
- a CDS encoding EVE domain-containing protein: MKYWLMKSEPDVYSIDQLKKDSTTWWEGVRNYQARNFMQKDMQVGDMVLFYHSNAEPPGVAGLARISRVAEPDKAQFDKKSEYFDAKATKEKPIWYCTQVEYVQKFSEIVSLQDLRDNPKLSDMLVLAKGSRLSVQPVDKKHFDIVKKMGGI; the protein is encoded by the coding sequence ATGAAATATTGGTTGATGAAATCTGAGCCTGACGTTTACTCCATCGATCAGTTGAAAAAAGATTCAACGACTTGGTGGGAAGGTGTGCGCAATTACCAAGCACGCAACTTTATGCAAAAAGATATGCAAGTCGGCGATATGGTTTTGTTCTATCACTCCAACGCCGAACCGCCTGGTGTGGCGGGACTTGCCCGTATTTCTCGCGTGGCAGAACCCGATAAAGCGCAATTTGATAAAAAATCTGAATACTTTGATGCGAAAGCGACCAAAGAAAAACCCATCTGGTATTGCACGCAAGTGGAATACGTTCAGAAGTTTTCTGAGATCGTTTCTTTGCAAGATCTTCGCGACAACCCGAAATTGTCAGACATGCTGGTTTTAGCCAAAGGTTCCCGCCTTTCCGTACAGCCCGTGGATAAAAAGCATTTTGATATCGTAAAAAAGATGGGCGGAATCTAG
- a CDS encoding YchJ family protein — protein MKCPCGSDKNYSECCGIYHSGKANAPTAEALMRSRYAAFAKNQMQYLRDTTDPQSLGDIDDEANQEWAERAKFLKLEIVKAEEKANKGIVEFKAFYSVDDEEYVHHEVSTFRRQEGQWFFKSGKVKETKEAQS, from the coding sequence ATGAAATGCCCATGCGGATCCGACAAAAATTATAGTGAATGTTGTGGTATCTACCACTCTGGAAAAGCGAATGCTCCAACGGCGGAAGCCTTGATGCGATCTCGTTATGCTGCCTTTGCAAAAAATCAAATGCAGTACTTGCGCGATACAACCGACCCTCAATCTTTGGGCGACATCGATGATGAAGCGAACCAAGAATGGGCGGAACGCGCGAAATTCTTAAAGCTTGAAATCGTAAAAGCTGAAGAAAAAGCCAACAAAGGTATCGTTGAGTTTAAAGCTTTCTATTCTGTTGATGACGAAGAATACGTTCATCACGAAGTTTCCACTTTCCGCCGTCAAGAGGGCCAATGGTTCTTTAAATCTGGCAAAGTGAAAGAAACCAAAGAGGCGCAATCATGA